In Acidimicrobiales bacterium, the sequence GATCTGGTCGCGGACGGCCGACCCCTCGATCAGGTGATCCTGGCCGTGGCCTATGAGCTGAGGCACCTGCTCTCGTTGCGGGCCTGCCGGTTCCATCACGGCCTGTCGACAGGCCACCCAGCCCGGATCGGGCGCAACGCGGACGTCGTGCTGCACGACGTGCGGTGGGATGTCGATGACATCGGCCTGCCAGGCAAAGAGGTGGAGCTCGTGGTGCAATGGGGGCACACGACTTTTGGCCGCTACGTGCTGGTTCCTACCCCGGGCGTGCCCATCTCCCTCGAGCGGCGCCTGGTAGCCGTTGCCCTGGCCGATCAGATCGCTGCGGTCATGGCCGCCGGACTACCACCGACCCTCGGCAATGGTGGCTCCCGGCCCACGCCGGCCCACCCATTGAACTGACCAACGAGCCACCTTCGCCAGGTCGCGTACTCTTGGCTGCGATGCGGCCATCACCACCAGGCCATGGCGCCCAAGGGTTGAAGCGTTGAAGTCGCAGGTCGGAAGCTAGAGGTAGACCGGGGAGTGGCGCAGTGGTAGCGCACCTGCTTTGGGGGCAGGAGGTCGGGGGTTCGAATCCCCCCTCCCCGACCGGTAGCGTGCAGTGCCCGCCGCGGGTGTAGCTCAACGGCAGAGCCCCAGCCTTCCAAGCTGGTGACGGGGGTTCGATTCCCCTCACCCGCTCTCTTCTAGATCGCAGGTCAGGGGCGGTCTCGGCCGCCCATTCGTCCGCGCCCGGATCCCTGTCATCGCGCGGTCATCGCGCGTCCATGGCGCGGGCGGTTCAAGAACGTGCCCTGCAGCCGATGTACTGGGGCACTCATCGCCCTCGCCCGTCCTGAGCGTTAGGGGCACTCCTCGCTCTGTGTGCGGGCTGTCGGGGCTCTCAGGGGCGCC encodes:
- a CDS encoding DUF4118 domain-containing protein, which produces MAPAAMAAALIPARDHIGSVNVALVLAVVVVAVAAWGHRLAAFLAAASAAVFFDVLHTRPYYSFTITQRNDVITTALLLILGVAVGELAVWSRKQRAAAAAGSEDIARMHTIGDLVADGRPLDQVILAVAYELRHLLSLRACRFHHGLSTGHPARIGRNADVVLHDVRWDVDDIGLPGKEVELVVQWGHTTFGRYVLVPTPGVPISLERRLVAVALADQIAAVMAAGLPPTLGNGGSRPTPAHPLN